One window from the genome of Pelobates fuscus isolate aPelFus1 chromosome 13, aPelFus1.pri, whole genome shotgun sequence encodes:
- the LOC134582830 gene encoding serine/threonine-protein kinase N2-like produces MLPVLFSDWSFYISRRSYTGIGYGDTINGICGTRYYMAPEILMSTPYTKAVDWWSLGVVIYIMLNRKFPFSDRDNKLTANIIHRKFTYKESLSTNATSIIDQLLKKDQTRRLGAGKKDAQDVKKHPFFQDIDWAALLLKNMTPPFVPEIKGIEDVSNFQEIFTTKQPILTPPQSQRQPTLEENKAFRDFDWMADWGES; encoded by the exons GTATTGGCTACGGAGACACAATCAATGGGATTTGCGGAACACGTTACTATATGGCTCCTGAGATCTTGATGTCAACTCCATACACCAAGGCTGTAGACTGGTGGAGCCTCGGTGTTGTAATTTATATAATGCTAAATAGAAAG TTCCCCTTCAGCGACCGTGATAACAAGTTGACTGCTAACATCATCCACAGGAAATTCACATATAAAGAATCTCTGTCCACAAACGCCACTTCAATAATAGATCAG CTTCTGAAAAAAGATCAAACTAGACGTCTAGGAGCCGGCAAGAAAGATGCACAAGACGTCAAAAAACATCCCTTCTTCCAA GACATAGACTGGGCGGCATTGTTATTAAAGAACATGACACCTCCTTTTGTGCCAGAAATTAAGGGAATTGAAGACGTCAGCAATTTCCAGGAGATATTTACCACAAAACAGCCTATTCTGACTCCCCCACAAAGTCAAAGACAACCAACACTGGAAGAGAATAAAGCATTCAGGGACTTTGATTGGATGGCTGATTGGGGTGAATCCTAG